tttttttaatgtcggTCCACACTTTGATTAATTTGACCTTTTCCTTGAGGTGTATTTTCTGTGCAACACACCAGCTCATATCTTTTATCCTCGGATGACATCCTCCACTTCAAGGTTCCCACCATAAATCAGAGATCGTGACTCAGTTTCAAgttttgcagtgtttgtttcctttcttttttttttttttttttttaagggtatAATTATTGCTTTGGATGAGGAACCCTGTCCAGTAAAGCATGAGACAGGCGTGGCTGGGGAACGAGGGAAGGAGGAAGCGGCAAGGTCAGGCTGCGGAGGAAAAATAAAGTGGCGATTACAATAACACCGCAGCCCACTGCTCAACAGTCATATCAGTGAACCGCAGCCTttcccctgctctcctctgcccCTCTGGAGTTATATAAACGTGCTGCAGGGAGCAAGAGTCAGTTGGAGGTAATTGCAGCCCACAGAATCGAAGCCGCGCGGCTCACGCCCATAAAGATTTGACAGCGTGTCTAATAAACTGCAGACAAACGCTGTAATTTGGGAGATTAACTGCAGATCAGTGCCCATGTTTATCATTCAGCATGAGAATGAGCCGCAGAGAAGCAATTTTCATGAGTTTTCTggcaaaacaacagaataaaCCACATGAATACACACGTGAATCTTACTTACAGTGTGATAAAGCAAGGAGCTGCTCTTATGGGATCATGTGATTGGTCACATGTCAGAGTGGCAGCAACCAATAGGAAGGATGGATTTCATCCTCTGTCATTCAGTTCACTTATGTTCCACTTATTCATGGAAGTTAAAGGCCTAGCACCCATTTAAATATGTTACTACAGAAGAAAAGCAGTCATTATCACCAGTCAACCAATCATTTTTTGCCTTTTAATTTATACTTATATTCTGTAGCATTGAAAAAGGAGACCCAGAGATGGAATGAGTTCATTTTCTTCATGCAGGACTGAGTGTTGTTCACTGGAACGAGATATCTCTGCTCGGGGCCGGCCTGCCCAGATATGGTTCAAACTATGTGAGCGTTATCCTCCGTTCGCTCAGCTCAGTGACGTGAATCTAAATATTTATTTGACTCATACAAATTATTAACTGAGAAACTTGTCATCTGtccaagaaggaaaaaaagatctTCTCAAGGATTCTTAAAGGGAATTGAACGTCATGTTAATATAATGTAATCTGGGTGTGTCAGCCATGTCTTTGTTCATAGTCGgctaaaattgttttttttttttttcctcgactTTAACCAAATCGCTGCTGGTTGCTGAAACGTCCCACTGACCGAATTCACATGCATTTTTCCCACATTGTAGTTCCTCTTGAAAGCACCACACGTTCATTCATAAAAAGGTGAACCTCGATATGGCTTTTCCAATATAAACACATTAACGGATGAGAAGGTGctcaaaaaaaaagtcccatcaAATTCTGCTTTTGGAGGAAACGTTTAAATTATAACCTGCAGCCACATGTCGAAAGTTTGCGCTCTGTTTTTGGACAAACACGCCTTCAGAGACTGAAGCTGCACGTCGTTGCCAAACACATCGGTTGCCACGGTGATTACTCAAATCAGGAAGGCCCGAAAATCAAAAACAAGCATCACGATGTGTCTTGTGGGACTGTTTCTGCATTCATCGCACCGTTTCAAAGCTGACCTCCTGCTCACAAACATGTGAACAAAGCTGCTCAGACGTTCGCTGGTTTCAGAGCTTTTCCTTCCTCCAATTGTTCCGTGTCATGATATGGCTCATTTAAATCCTCATGACGGTGTTCACAGGATTTTCTCAGATACTGTTTACTATTAATCAAAACACAGGTTGGAATTTCGCGCAGCCCCGAAGGCGCAGTTGGAATCAAGCCTTTGAAGGCCATTTCATGCGGTTTTGCTTGTATTTGTTCCGATTTTGTTTGTGCCAACTCACACCTGAGGATAAAAGTTAGGCTATTTGTAGGTAATTTGGCAAAAACTAATGGAAAAACAGCTTTACTGCCATCATAGCCATGTGCAAAAACAATGAGAAGTCAAGAGTTTACTGCAAGATTAACCACAAAGTTGCAGGGAATTAGTTAAATAAATACTGGTGATTTATAATGTATTATTCCTACATGTTTTGTTCACAAGTCCATACCCTGGGAAGTTAAGTTTCAAGAACAGTATTGCAGAGCTGCAAActcttttttttgccttttcatgtgaaaagtggagaaaaatcCTCCTCTGTTAGGATGAACAGACAAGTTTAATTTGGAATTATTTGTGATCTGATCCATGTAAAACGCTGAGTTGCACAACTTGACAAATGTAGCCATTTTGTTCAAACATCAAGTTGTGAAAACTTTGAAGATcaagttgaaaacaaaaagacaaactgtccaaaaacattttattccctttcatcaaacacatttcacatcatAACTGACTTATCGGGTTGTTAAATCtctgtaattgtttttcacTGCTCGCATCGGAGTGTTCAGTTATTTCTTGACGTCAGTGATCGGCTTGGTCCTGATTTTGATCTCTCTGGATATCTGACACCAGGTGCAGGGCCCGAGGAAGCAGGAGTACACGCAGTCCTTGCAGACCGTTCCCTGTGAAAACAGAGTCACAGTGAGAGGAGGCGATGGGGGCAACGAGACGGGAGGGGGAGACGCCCTCAGCAAGGAGAGTCCAAAAGAGTGTAGGTGTTAAATTCAATCAATGTCATCAAAATCATTCAAACTTCATTAAAGTAAATTTTACTTGTACTTTAACAACAAAGTACAGTTGTGTTCGTTAGTTAAATAACTTAGCTTTTTCAGTGGTGCTGTAGCatcattctgttgtcatacagtgacatctactGGTCCCAGATGGTAtaaaccagtatttaaaaaaaaaaaagtcatatatAGTCAAATACAGTAAATGTGCAAAATTGCAACCATCACTTTGACAGTGGTCATGACCAGACTGTCTTACAGATTGCATAACCATGACATTATTTAGAGAGTCCCCGTCTTTAAATAGTGGACTGCAGTGTGTCGTGACTCTTGAACGGCCGTGTCGCTTCAATTGCTGGATGTTTGTGAGCAGCGTGAGTACAAGATTGTTGTGAACAGGTCGGACGCTGATCACAGATTAGATAAAGAGGAAATGCAGCAGTGACTTTTTTCATGCTGGCGTTCCAGCGCCGATAAAGCCTCGCTGTGCTCGTACCTCGATGCCGTACCGCTGGCGCACCGACACCCTGAGGGCCGTGGTCATCGGCGGGATCAGCCCGAAGGCGTCCAGCACCGGCAGCAGCGGACACTCGCCGGCCTCGTGGGCCGTTATGCAGGTGAAGCAGGGCAGGCACCAGAAGGCGAAGCAACCTGGGTCAGAAACGTGCTTAATGAGAGACCGCAGCTGGATAACATCAGTCCCAGTCAGCCCAGGATGAGCTTCTGGGCCTCGTAAAGATGCCTTATCTCGCTGAAATCAGGAGGTTTCGGAGTCGGTACAAATCCAAGGATACACCCACTTATCAGCTTTCTGCCATTTAACAGCACGTTAAAAATCCACAAAGTGATAAGAGCGTTCTCGGCTTCAGGGTTCACGTGCACGAGAGTGTACGTTTTAACCACATAAAGTGGACCAAGACTTTCCTCCGCATGGCTTCTGATGATCTGGGACCTGGTCTTTCTGCGTGGAAAACAAAGCAAGGCACTCACAATGGGGGAGGTCCTGGAAGCAGTCGAGGACGCCGGTGGACCACTCGTTGGACGTGGAGGACAGGATGAACGGCCGGGGTTGGATCACGGTCGTCTTATCTGTGCTATCCGACATGGCTACAgcaataaatagataaataaggTGATAGCTATTATTTAGTGGATGCCTCAAATTCCAGATTCCATCCAGCAGCATTTAGATCATCTGAGGACTTCTGActccattttctttattttctgtaaacATACATTCCAGTGTTTCAAGAGAGGCTTTTAATCCGTAGGATTATTCTGAAATTGTTCCATACTTGTCATTACTTTTTAAGTAGTTACCCAGTTCTGACCTGCTGAGCGTTACACGATTAAATCTTTTCATTTAAGCTTCTGTTTTCTCACTGGATGCATCATTTACTGTGTCTGTGAGCTGTCTGCTGCAGGCCTGCACAATCTTATGCATCTATTGGTTCTTGGTatattttgctgtttgtttctcatttcCACTCATTGAGTTAGATGTGTCAGCCTTTAAAATGAGGAGAACAGATCAGAAAGTCGATCATTTTACAATACACTTTGCACTTGCAAACATTTGCTATTTGCAAGACTAAATAGTTCTGCAACAGGAGTAAACTGCCTCTACataatgaaatatttgaaatctaaacaaaaaagagatttgATAATATCTGAATCGTAGCTCTAAAACAGTGTAGCCCCAATGAACCTGTCTGTGATTCATGGATCAGTGCTGATTGTCTTACCTTAGTGTTCCTGAGGGTGAGGAGCAGAGTGTGTTCTACACCTGGAAGATGAGTGAcggtctgcagggttctgtaACATCTtgtgcagctgctgaacagcAGGACAATGTAGGTCCATGTCACCGACTGGTCTTTCCAGTCTGACTCCGGACCAAATAACGTCAGCCGTCAGACATCGGACTATCTGCCCGTCACTCATCATTTCTAAAATCTCAGACATCACCGCAGGCTGAAATGAAGCCACGTTCGAGTTATGCCAGCGATTTGATTGACTGTGATATAATCAGTGATGAggtttgtttctctttgtgtcggccaaacaaacttttttcaacacGATACCAGAGATATTGTTGATTCAGACGTTTCCTTCAATTCTCATCAGCGTGGTGTTTTCACATCTCCGTCACaatattgaatgtttttttttagagaatCCATTCAGCAAGTGCTGAAGGTGCTAAAACTAAACAGCCACATTTAATCTAGTATTTAGTCTTCCTTCAGTGTGCCGAGAAAAATGGCAGATTGAATAGTAAACAGAACAGAAGCTCAGTGAATTCAACCTGGATACTAAATTGACCAATTACTGCCACCCAATGGATAAAAGTGGCGTTACATGAATTTCACATACTGCACCTTTAACTTCCACAGGTGGGCAGATGAATGAAAGAAATTCAGCTACAATGCATGTTTATAGTATTATTTATagcaatgaaataataataaaaaaaaatcacacaatctAGAACATAAAAGTCCTGGAAATCATTTAGTGTAGAAGTCCAACTTTGACATCTGAGAATATTGAAGAATGAAACCGGCTGAGCTAAAAGATCTCCTGCCTCTTGTCGTTTTTTGCCCATATGGAATTCTTCTTCTACTACACTTCAATTCAATCACATAGTAATGAGCTTAGCATCATAACAAACTTTTGTACAAACTATTGGTGTTGGCTATATGAGCAGCAGATCTTGCTATCAGATGGAAGAGACAATAAAGAGACCTGCTTGTGCAACATTGCAAATTCCAGGACATGGACCTTGTATTTGAGGGAATTTTTACCTTCACTTTTGAGAAGGAGTTATAACCCTTTAACCCTCTGCCTGTGCATGCAGACATTGTAATTTTTCATTAAAGCACTTATTACTCTCttcacaaaaaatatacatgagAGCATTTCACAGTT
The nucleotide sequence above comes from Salarias fasciatus chromosome 3, fSalaFa1.1, whole genome shotgun sequence. Encoded proteins:
- the LOC115386073 gene encoding cornifelin homolog A-like isoform X3 — its product is MSDSTDKTTVIQPRPFILSSTSNEWSTGVLDCFQDLPHCCFAFWCLPCFTCITAHEAGECPLLPVLDAFGLIPPMTTALRVSVRQRYGIEGTVCKDCVYSCFLGPCTWCQISREIKIRTKPITDVKK